The DNA region ATGCGCAGAAGTACTTCGATTACGTGCTCGGGTTCACCGACAAGAACGTTTTGTGCGATGTTCTCCAGGATTGCTCTCCGCACCGCCCGGTCGGCCTCCGGATCGACGCGAAGCAGCAACCCGCATCTCTCCCGGGAGTTCGCGAACGCTGGAAGTTCATCCAACCCACGCTCGATAAGTCGCCTCTTGTGAAGATCGTCCCGATGCTCGGTTCGTTGGGTTGCCCTTATACGTGCAGCTTCTGCATCGACGCGGCAGTGCCATACCAGCCGCTTGATTTTCAAGTGCTCAAGGAAGATCTGAAGTTTCTTCTGCGGACGATGAAGCGCCCCCGCGTCGCGTGGCACGACCCGAACTTCGGCGTGCGCTTCGACGAGTACATGGATGCCATCGAGGAGGCGGCGCCTCCGGGCAGCATCGACTTCATTGCGGAGAGCAGCCTCTCCCTGCTGGGTGAGCCCAACCTCAAGAGGCTCAAACACAACGGTTTCAAGGCCATGCTTCCCGGTATCGAGTCGTGGTACGGCCTCGGGAATAAGTCGAAGACGGGGGAGAGGCAGGGGATGGACAAAGTCCTGCAGGTCTCGGATCATATCAACATGATCCTGAGGTACATCCCGTACGTGCAGGCGAATTTCGTTCTGGGCCTCGATTCCGATCAGGGGTCCGAGCCGTTCGAACTCACGAAGAAATTCGTCGATCTGTCCCCGGGCGCTTTTCCGGGATACTCGCTTCTCTCCGCATTCGGGCAGGCGGCGGCGCTGAACCTCGGGTACCAGCGCGAGAACCTTGTCCTGCCGTTCCCGTTTCACTTCCTGGATAACAATCAGGCGATGAACGTGAAGCCGAAGAACTATTCGTGGCCCGAATTTTACGACTACATCATCGACCTGACCAAGTACACGTTCTCCTGGCGTTCGATCTACAATCGCCATCGGGCGACGGGCGACCTGATTCCGAAGTGGATGAATTTCGTGAGGGCAATTTCCTCGGAGGGTTTCGGAAGGATCAGTTACCACACGGAAATCCGGCGGCGTCTCGACACCGATCTGCCCCTGCGGCGGTTTTTTGAGGCGGAGACTGCCGAGGTCCCCGAATTCTACACCGACCGCGTCCGCACGCAACTGGGGCCGATGTGGGATTGGCTGCCGAAGGGGGCGATGGACCACGACCCGAACGCGTATCTCAAGGCAGAGGAGGAACGCCTGCACCGCCCGGCGAACGGCACTGCGGCAAGATTCATCGTGGAACCCCGCCTGACCCCCACGATCGTCTGAGCGCCGCCGCCGGCTACTTCAAGTCGAAGGCGGCCCTTACGGTAAAGGTCAATGTATCCTTGACGGGCACCAGCAACAACGACGGCCGTTCGACGTTAAAGGCCGTCAGACTGATCGGAAACCCGCCCTCCACGACCAGCTTGTCCGGCGTCCACGTCGAGGTTCCCTCCATGACAATCGGCCTCGTGATCCCATGAAACGTGAGCTTACCAGCAATGGTGAGGCTGTCCTTCTGCTGCCAAATGGAGTCGCTCGTGAAGGACACGGAGGGGTAGGTAAGGGCGTCGATCACCTCCATGGCATGTGAATCCCGGTTGGAATTGCCGCTGTCGAATGTGGTCACATCTACCTGAGCCGCAGCATGCCTGATCGCCTTTGCCGTTGCCTCGACCTCCAAGACATAGACAGCATCCTTGCTCACGGCGTTGATCGTATGAAGCGGGTGGACAAGCTGATACGTGATGGAGGATTGCTCTTTGATCAGGATGGCGTGACGATTCTGGGCCCGGGAGAGGGCCGATAGAGAAATAAGGCAGCAAAAGGCGAGAGGTCGGAAGATGTTCAAGGCAGTCGCTTTTGATTTAGAAGAAGAGGACGATCATCGATACCGCGAACGTCCCCGTCGTAATGTAGGCAGAAACCTGATGGATCCTGGCCTGATCCTGGTACGAACTGGTCCGCCTGCTAATCGCTGCGCCGAGGATCGGTGTGACCACCATCCCGACAAAATGGACCCATGCGAGCGTCTTATGGATCGTCGTAGTGCTCACTTCGTTCCTCCGGATAAGAGGGGGTGGAGAGAGCACGGCGAGAAGCGCTGTTACTGAATACGATCCGATCGTCGATGCGACGAACGCTTGATGGGCCCCGCGAAACTGGTCCCGGCCGTCGATGATCTGCTGTCCGGTGTACGCTGCGCCCAGCATCAGGCCTAACGTCAGAAATCCTCCCACCTGATGCGCCGTCAGCATGGTTCGCCTGAGGCCGATCTCGCTCTTTCTCGTTTCGGGTGACAGGGGGGAGGCGATCCCGATTTTCCTGAACAATCCGCTTTCTCCCCAGAGCCCGTGTTCCATGAAACTGATGTTCTCGGGCAGGAGCCTGGCTTGCACAGGATGGAATGCTGTATCGGCCTTCCCGGAATCGTTCGGCAACGAGGACGCCGGGCAGGCCTGGGTTTGGAGCAGGGGCTCGGGTCGACCGGATGCTCCTCCGGTATCGAATGTGTGGCCGGGGTAATTGGAGGTCATGTCAATGCCGGAATTCCCATCAAGCAAATACTCCTGGGCATGAATGATGCCGCCGGTCGCAACCGTGAAGAGACAGAGGATTAACAATCGGTTCACGATCTACTCAACATGCCTCGTGCTCATTGCGTTCCGGCGCGCGCGCCGGTAGTGCCGCAGTTTCACCTTCTCTCGTCATCCCGGCATGTTTTGGGTCGGGATCTCTAAATAAGAGTTGATAGATGCTGACCGGGAGCATGTCAGCATGACGAGGTGGAGAGACGTTCAACCAGATTGAGACACCACCCGGTTGACACTCCCGCTGGTTTTCGTTACTTTGAACGCAAGCTGATCCTTGGGGGGGATGACATTCCGGAAGTGCCTTTCCACCGATGGTTCCCCGGTCACAATTCCGACAAGCAAAAGGAAAACATACGATGCATCATTGGCGCTTGCACGAAATGAAACAGTTCATTCTTTTTTTCAGTATTGCGATGTTCGTGTGTGGTTGTTCGAGTTCACGGGCCGTCCGCCCAACGGAGTACGGAATCTTGAATGAAGATCTATCGGGACAGCTGGTGGAACTTGAAATCCAGGGAGCGCGCATCCCTGCCAAAAACGTCACATTATCCCGCGATTCGATCTCGTGGGTCGATCCGCGCACGGATCGTGCCACCCGGGCGAGCATCCATGGGCTCAACAAAATTGTTAAGAAGAACCATCCCCTCGGAGCTCTGGAAGGCCTGGGGCTGGGCGTTGCCATCGGCGGCGGGGTAGGGGCCCTCGTCGGCAGCGCTCTGAACATTCGCAGCACCGCTGAGAGCGGGAGCCAGACCGCGGGCTTTGGGGCCCTTGTCGGACTCGTACTTGGGGGCGGCGCGGGCGCCATTATCGGTTCGGTTTCCGGCTTCGCTGGGGGCCACAGCACGAACTATGAATTCCCGGTCGATCAAGTAAGCGACTCCACCCGGAATGTGAAATGAGTGTCGCTTCTTGCGGACAGCGAGTATCGGAACTGAGTGAGTTTCATTGCCTTATCGATCCGCGACCTGAAGGTCTCGGCTACCGATGCCTCGGGCTTGGTAGCCGCAGCCTTTAGGCTGCGGGTGTTCGGTTCCACACTTGAAATTCAGCCACTACGTGAGTATGCCCCGACTGGAAACGGTTGGGGTTTTTTTGTATATTCGGTGGAACACTCATTCTGTTCACCACAATTTCGCGCGAGCCCGTAGCTCAGGGGTAGAGCATCTGCCTTTTAAGCAGAGGGCCGTTGGTTCGAGACCAACCGGGCTGTGTAATTTCCGCACTTCTATTCTCACTGGTTGCCCTTTTGGTTGCCGCTCACCTCAGGAAAGTGAGGTGAGTTATGTTTCTCTCCAAACGCTCCAACGGCGTTTACTATCTGTGGTATACCGACGACCTCGGGAAGAAGCACAAGGTCACCACAGGCGAAAGACTCAAATCAGGGGCTCTGAATTTCCTCCAGCAATTCCGGCAGCAGCAAGCTGAATCAGCGAAGAGGTGGAACCACAAGCTACTCTCCGAGTTTATTCAAGATTTCCTCCCCTATGCTGAGGGAAACTATTCCCATCGCACGGTTATCATCTATAAAGCCGTCTTGAAGCGATTGCAGGCGTTTGCGGGTGACTGCCGGGTCGTTTCCATCAGTCCACAGCATATTGATACCTTCAAGACTGAAAGACTTCGGCAGGTCTCCCCGGTTAGCGTCAATATTGAACTTCGAACGCTGAGGGCCGCCTTCAACACTGCGGTCAGGTGGAACATCATCGGGGCGAATCCGCTCAGCAAGATGCAGTTGGTGACCGTACCGGAACAATCACCATCTTTTTTCACGAAAACTGATTTTCAGAAGCTCATATCAGTTATCAGAGAAAAATGGTTGAGAGAGATGGTAATGCTCGCCGCATTCACTGGGATGAGAAAGGGCGAGATAGTAAACCTGTCCTGGGACACTATTGACATGCAACGCAAGCTCATCCACATCCAAACTAGTCCAACCTTTAGGACGAAGCAGGGCAAGCGGCGTACTATTCCTTTGAGTGACGTTGCGTTTCTTCTGCTGCAAGCACAGCACGGTAAAAGCACAAGTGAGTATGTTTTCACGTCGAACGATGCGAGGATTTCAGAGAGCTGGGTGTCCCATAGGTTCAAATACTACGTGCGCGAGGCGCGACTGACCAACGCTAAGCTCCATTTCCACAGCCTCCGGCATACGTTTGCAAGCTGGCTGGTCCAGGATGGTGTCTCGCTGTATGAGGTGCAGAAACTACTTGGACACAGCAACATTGCCGTCACGCAAGTCTATTCACACCTACAACCAGAAACCCTGCATTCAACGGTGAACAAAATCTCGATTTCCTTTAACTGAATCGTTTGATTCTCTACCTGATTTCACCTACATTCGATATTATCATATTTGAGACTTCAATCGTGCCTGACTGTCCCAAAGCTAGAGAATACGCGGAACGCCTGCGGTCCTCCGGAAAACTGAGTAAAGTTTTTCACGATTCAATTCAGAACGATTCTCCAGAGTTACGATATATCGAATTCTTCCTTACACACCTCATTGATACGACCGGGGGTCGTGAGAAGGCTATCGAGGCGCTTGAACAAATCCCGGACAACCAGTACGTCGATATGGCACATCATCATTGGCGGTCGTTCATGAGTGAACTAACTGCGTACTGGTTGCTGGAGGGTCAGTTCGGATGGTCCATCGACGGTTTTGACATTTCCTCCCCAAAAAGAATAAGGAAGAACTCAGTCTGTGACGCGTGTTGCACGTCGGGCAAAAAGACTCACTTTGTCGAAGTCAAATCAGCTCACGACTGGACGAGGTTTCATGCACCTCAATCAATTGTAACGCTCTGCAAGAACGACCCGCGTTTTTCGTACGTGATTTGGGTGAGCAGGCCGAGATTCAAGGCGAGCGATGAGTTCCTAAAGCATGTAGAGTTAGAGTTGATTAACGGAAAGAAATACCTTGAATCTATAGACTATGATGCGTCCTACGATATCCACTCGGACGATAATCGTTATCCTCACGACCTAACAATAACTATCGATAAGAGAAGAAACGATTCTGCACCAACAGTCAGCTTCATCTTTCCTCCGAAAGATGACGCAGATTTTCCAACGTGGATGGAGAATAGAGTGGCGGAAGCTACAGATAAGGGAGCATCCCTTCTCATGCTTAATTATATATTTTGGATGGAGGTCGGAGATAACCCAGACCTGAAGGAATTGCTGACGCGACGTCTCGGAAATCTGAGAGGTAATAAACCATTCCTCCGTCTGGAGCTCGACAATCCCGGGAGTGTGGAAGAGGTTGTAGTTTTCTTGCCATCCGGGGAATTCGCCACCATCGAAATAGTTCCAGCTGTGACAGTAACCTAACCTGAGGGAGAACTTATCCGTCATCGGAACTACAGATTTGTAGATGGAGTAGGGAGGAAGTGAAACTGTCGCTGAAAAGAATCCCGCCTGCCGGGTCTGAGATTCTAACGGCGCTTGACGAGTCGTATCTGAACGTACTCATGTAATAAATCCTATGTCAAAAGAGCGAAAACAAAAAGTTTCGTTTATTGCGGAAAAAAAGGTACCGAAGCCTGTCAAAGTCGAGTTTTATACCAACGACGGTAAGCGAGTGTCATTTCAGGGGCACAAGCAAGTAAAAAAACCTGTCAAAGTTGAATTCTATGTCAAAAAAGAAAAGAAAAAATAGGTTCTTCTACATCGACACCAATGTAGCTATAGACTTTGCGACAAATCGGGACATTCAAACAGTCACGGTATTAGAGATGATTCGAGGGCGAGGTTGGAAGTGCGTGAGTTCCACTTTCTTGGCGATGGAGATGGCGGATTACAAACAGGATTACGTTTTCATCGCAAAAGAACTCAATAAGCAACGAGACCCGACCGATATCCTGCGTTCGAGGGGGAATAAGAACCTAGGTAACGCTGCGTTTCAAGAGATTGAAGAGTGGTTCAAGGAATTCACTCAACGGTTTAAGAACCTCACCATGTATGATTTCATCCATGACGCCAACGGATGGACCTTGGCGCGAGATATCAGTTTCAGTTCGAACATCTCAGCTCCAGATGTGCTGCATCTGACGTCAGCCATCCTAGGTTCCAAAGCCGGGTATTGCGATACACTAATTACAAAGGATGGCACATTTCAGAAGGAGGCAGAAAAAATTCTCACCCAACTGAAATTACGGACTAAGCTTAGAGTCATGAGTCCGAGTGAGGTTAGGCGAATTTTTTTTCCCAAAATGTTTTAAATGAACCCGTAAATGCTCACTGGTTGGGAGTAAATCATGCGAAGAATCACCCTCTCCACAAATGACCCGCTCGATATCCCACGACTAAGGGGAGAGATTCCACCAGAAGGAGTGACGATTGAGTTTCCCCCGTCTCGCGCATTCAAGGCGTGGTTTCCGGAGGATGTGGCCCAGTTTTTTCTCGTGATTGATGCAGGTGTTGCGGCGGCTTTAATCGCTCAGTATATCATGCGACATCTCAAAGAGAGCGAATCCACGACCATCACAATTGAAAGCAAGGAAGTATCGCTTGAGGAGGGTGAGATTGTCCGCGTCCTTCACGAAGTCATCACGGTAGAAAAAAAGCAATAACCAGACTATCATTGAAGATTTTAGACGGTTTGTCTCGGCATCATAAAAGGTTCTCATTTCAGAACCACCCCTAAAGACCACGCTACCACCCTACGATTAATAGGGTTGATAACTACGGTGGTATTCGTTACCTTATGACCCGATGAGCGACTCAAAGAAAAAGAAAGGTGGACTAACCTTCATAGACCTGTTCGCGGGTATTGGGGGTATACGACTCGCTTTTGAAGCAGCTGGCGGTCGGTGCATTTTCTCGTCGGAGTGGGACAAGTACGCTCAGGTCACCTATGAAGCCAATTTCGGTGA from Bacteroidota bacterium includes:
- a CDS encoding radical SAM protein; this translates as MRKLRIGIVDLVTNSPTRALFARVMNANLASIMPQVLAVWCEQEGHDVKFVCYTGFEDLVEELPAGVDIVFIGAFTQSAQLAYALSKRFRKNGALTVLGGPHARCYPQDAQKYFDYVLGFTDKNVLCDVLQDCSPHRPVGLRIDAKQQPASLPGVRERWKFIQPTLDKSPLVKIVPMLGSLGCPYTCSFCIDAAVPYQPLDFQVLKEDLKFLLRTMKRPRVAWHDPNFGVRFDEYMDAIEEAAPPGSIDFIAESSLSLLGEPNLKRLKHNGFKAMLPGIESWYGLGNKSKTGERQGMDKVLQVSDHINMILRYIPYVQANFVLGLDSDQGSEPFELTKKFVDLSPGAFPGYSLLSAFGQAAALNLGYQRENLVLPFPFHFLDNNQAMNVKPKNYSWPEFYDYIIDLTKYTFSWRSIYNRHRATGDLIPKWMNFVRAISSEGFGRISYHTEIRRRLDTDLPLRRFFEAETAEVPEFYTDRVRTQLGPMWDWLPKGAMDHDPNAYLKAEEERLHRPANGTAARFIVEPRLTPTIV
- a CDS encoding YceI family protein — its product is MNIFRPLAFCCLISLSALSRAQNRHAILIKEQSSITYQLVHPLHTINAVSKDAVYVLEVEATAKAIRHAAAQVDVTTFDSGNSNRDSHAMEVIDALTYPSVSFTSDSIWQQKDSLTIAGKLTFHGITRPIVMEGTSTWTPDKLVVEGGFPISLTAFNVERPSLLLVPVKDTLTFTVRAAFDLK
- a CDS encoding tyrosine-type recombinase/integrase; the encoded protein is MFLSKRSNGVYYLWYTDDLGKKHKVTTGERLKSGALNFLQQFRQQQAESAKRWNHKLLSEFIQDFLPYAEGNYSHRTVIIYKAVLKRLQAFAGDCRVVSISPQHIDTFKTERLRQVSPVSVNIELRTLRAAFNTAVRWNIIGANPLSKMQLVTVPEQSPSFFTKTDFQKLISVIREKWLREMVMLAAFTGMRKGEIVNLSWDTIDMQRKLIHIQTSPTFRTKQGKRRTIPLSDVAFLLLQAQHGKSTSEYVFTSNDARISESWVSHRFKYYVREARLTNAKLHFHSLRHTFASWLVQDGVSLYEVQKLLGHSNIAVTQVYSHLQPETLHSTVNKISISFN